A genomic stretch from Longimicrobium sp. includes:
- a CDS encoding DUF1186 domain-containing protein → MDTSYSPPVAQLLELGEDPARQNPWPDYLALGLTREHAPELIRLLTDPEVQEYDEDSPRGFWPPIHAWRALGQLQAEEALEPLATLLQEPQDEEDDWRLTEIPRVLGMIGPAAIPVAKRMVAREDLDEFTRYAGMHVLTEVAARWPETRDQAVEFLMAFLRDWEDRDPEFNAFVISYLMDLDATEAAPLMTDAFEAGAVDLSMAGDWEDVQVQMGLLPERTKPRADNFPFKMRTPSAPPAEAAPKRGRAGQKTKNRRKDAKAARKRNRRR, encoded by the coding sequence ATGGACACATCGTACTCCCCGCCCGTGGCCCAGCTGCTGGAGCTCGGCGAGGACCCGGCCCGCCAGAACCCGTGGCCCGACTACCTGGCACTGGGGCTCACGCGCGAGCACGCGCCGGAGCTGATCCGCCTGCTCACTGATCCGGAGGTGCAGGAATACGACGAGGACAGCCCTCGCGGGTTCTGGCCGCCGATCCATGCGTGGCGGGCGCTGGGGCAGCTTCAGGCGGAGGAGGCGCTGGAGCCGCTCGCGACGCTGCTCCAGGAGCCGCAGGACGAGGAGGACGACTGGAGGCTCACCGAAATTCCCAGGGTGCTCGGGATGATCGGCCCGGCCGCGATCCCCGTAGCTAAGAGAATGGTGGCGCGGGAAGATCTGGACGAATTTACCCGCTACGCCGGCATGCACGTGCTGACGGAGGTGGCGGCCCGCTGGCCAGAGACGCGGGACCAGGCCGTCGAATTTCTGATGGCGTTTCTCCGCGACTGGGAAGATCGCGATCCCGAGTTCAACGCATTCGTAATCTCCTATCTGATGGACCTGGACGCGACGGAGGCCGCACCCCTCATGACCGACGCGTTCGAGGCGGGCGCGGTCGATCTCTCGATGGCCGGCGACTGGGAGGACGTGCAGGTACAGATGGGGCTGCTCCCGGAGCGCACCAAGCCTCGCGCGGACAACTTCCCGTTCAAAATGCGTACTCCGTCGGCGCCCCCCGCGGAGGCCGCGCCCAAGCGCGGCCGCGCGGGTCAGAAGACGAAGAACCGGCGCAAGGACGCCAAAGCCGCGCGCAAGCGAAACCGGCGCAGGTAG